From Solanum lycopersicum chromosome 8, SLM_r2.1, the proteins below share one genomic window:
- the LOC101258145 gene encoding uncharacterized protein, with protein sequence MKILLQTTYREKGTQTEPDTIEEILKVITTLSTKVDSMGKELQNLKAKSQQHDYKYAKLRQHAELRRSEDAKISELEGDVGKLLKTHNINIANVAGTSTTAMEKTTSKNTNLNSLFTKPFIPKAQIVETPTPQTSTYAASLHKEKKIYNHISQTYIENLYKIQTFLNLKPKSTTTTEKTQDYLTQKLQGYNKLIAQPKTNPNIVKTCYSYGLLNIVHTYDGTEISGIPEIHKAFLIYKRITKGNLFFIKFYTAPAEILYDEIKRMIQIVKIGLTRAKIILEDIRQQPEIPKVEIPSFYANKRIIGLSTIIQELANNYLQGNAIWSYY encoded by the coding sequence atGAAAATCTTGTTGCAGACTACCTATCGAGAAAAAGGAACTCAAACTGAACCagatacaatagaagaaatactcaaagtcattactacactttctacgaAGGTGGACAGTATGggaaaagagttacaaaatctaaaagctaagagtcagcagcatgactataaatatgCGAAACTACGCCAACATGCAGAGTTACGTCGATCGGAAGACGCAAAAATTTCAGAACTAGAAGGAGATGTTGGGAAACTCCTAAAAACCCATAACATTAACATTGCTAATGTTGCAGGTACAAGTACAACTGCTATGGaaaaaactacatcaaaaaataCAAACCTAAACAGCTTATTTACAAAACCATTTATTCCAAAGGCACAGATAGTAGAAACCCCAACACCACAAACATCTACATATGCAGCCAGCCTAcacaaggaaaagaaaatatataaccaTATATCCCAAACTTACATTGAAAACCTATACAAAATTCAGACTTTTTTAAATCTCAAACCCAAATCTACTACAACTACAGAAAAAACCCAGGATTATTTAACCCAAAAATTACAAGGCTATAACAAGTTAATTGCACAACCTAAAACCAACCCAAACATAGTTAAAACATGTTACAGTTATGGATTACTTAATATTGTACATACATATGATGGTACAGAGATAAGTGGAATCCCAGAGATCCACAAAGCctttttaatatacaaaagaattacaaaaggaaatttattttttataaaattttatacggCACCTGCTGAGATACTTTATGACGAGATAAAACGAATGATCCAGATAGTAAAAATTGGATTAACACGAGCAAAGATAATACTGGAAGACATACGGCAACAACCAGAGATACCAAAAGTTGAGATACCTagtttttatgcaaataaaagaataattggatTATCAACTATCATACAAGAATTAGCTAACAACTATCTACAAGGAAATGCAATATGGAGCTACTATTGA